Proteins from one Mercurialis annua linkage group LG7, ddMerAnnu1.2, whole genome shotgun sequence genomic window:
- the LOC126656179 gene encoding protein VASCULATURE COMPLEXITY AND CONNECTIVITY — translation MVKFGGVLVCLLVVAIDVVAGVLAIQAEISQNKVKHLRLWIFECREPSEDAFKLGLAAAALLGVAHVLASLLGGCMCICSQQELQTASPNKQLSVACFFFSWVILAVGLSMLVIGTLSNNKSRASCGFTHHHFLSIGGILCFVHALFCVAYYVSATAATSEESKYGGA, via the exons atggttaaatttgGGGGTGTTCTTGTTTGTCTCTTGGTAGTTGCTATTGATGTAGTTGCTGGTGTTCTTGCCATCCAAGCAGAAATTTCTCAAAACAAg GTTAAGCACTTAAGGCTGTGGATATTTGAGTGTAGAGAGCCGAGTGAAGATGCATTCAAGCTAGGGTTAGCTGCAGCAGCACTACTGGGTGTGGCTCATGTGCTTGCTAGCTTGCTTGGTGGATGCATGTGTATTTGTTCTCAGCAAGAGCTTCAAACAGCTTCTCCTAACAAGCAGCTCTCTGTTGCATGCTTCTTCTTTTCTTG GGTGATTTTAGCCGTTGGATTATCGATGTTGGTGATTGGCACTTTatcaaacaacaagtcaagggcGTCTTGTGGTTTCACACACCATCATTTTCTTTCAATTGGAGGAATTTTGTGCTTTGTTCATGCCCTTTTTTGTGTTGCATATTACGTTTCTGCCACTGCTGCTACTAGTGAGGAAAGCAAGTATGGGGGTGCTTAA